A single region of the Anaerostipes rhamnosivorans genome encodes:
- a CDS encoding sensor histidine kinase, whose product MKEETRRDPDRILKQIRQEEQEQKRERGKLKIFFGYAAGVGKTYAMLKAAHETLAQGTDTVAGYIEPHTRPETMALLKGLEVIPVREIEYNGMKLRELDLDGVIKRHPQLVLVDELAHTNGVGCRHKKRYQDVEEILKAGIDVYTTVNVQHIESLNDIVASITGVIVRERIPDSVFDNADSVELADIEPEDLLKRLKAGKIYRETQAGKAMENFFIESNLVALREIALRRTADRVNHISEQQKEQEGKEGYYTDEHILICLSPSPSNQRVIRTASRMSRAFHGKFTAVFVKTEAADKISPEDEKRLVENVRLAEQLGAKITTIFGEDIPEQIAGYAKASGVSKIVIGRSMNRRVFSARHNFADRLSALAPNLDIYIIPDQQAAPDSAKKVIWKKEKVRVTTQDVLKTTGIFLAVTFLGLWFQSIGFSESNTITIYILGTLITALVTEYRFYSLIFSVCSVLVFNFLFIQPVFTFNAYGSGYPVTFAIMLLSALITGNLMTRVKQQARAASIQAYRTGILLETNRRLQNADDREAIIELSSRQMTRLLDRAIIFYEAEDGKLLEPRAFGDDAGTDLSKYLTHEEKAVAEWVQKNNKHAGATTDTLPGSNGLYLAVRSDENVHGVIGICLEKTKLETFEKELMISMLDEIGLALEKDQIAAKQKEAELKAQREEFRANLLRSISHDLRTPLTSISGNAGVLRQNSDHLSEEKKQELYTDIYDDAMWLINLVENLLSVTRIENGTMKIEKEPEIVEEVILEAMKHIDRRKSEHHVQIHMDDDMMMADMDARLMIQVIINLVDNAIKYTKEGSNIDISAVKKGRKVVIEVSDDGEGISDEAKAKLFDMFYTGNKIAADSRRSMGMGLALCRSIIQAHGGTISVRDNKPKGTVFSFELQAEEVIVHG is encoded by the coding sequence ATGAAAGAAGAAACACGCCGGGATCCGGATCGGATTTTGAAACAGATCCGCCAGGAAGAACAGGAACAGAAAAGAGAGCGGGGCAAGCTTAAAATATTTTTTGGTTATGCCGCTGGGGTGGGGAAGACTTACGCTATGTTAAAGGCAGCCCATGAGACATTGGCACAGGGGACTGATACCGTGGCAGGATATATCGAACCTCATACCAGACCTGAGACAATGGCTCTGCTTAAGGGTCTTGAAGTCATACCGGTAAGGGAGATTGAATATAACGGCATGAAGCTTCGGGAGCTGGATCTGGACGGTGTCATCAAAAGGCATCCGCAGCTGGTGCTGGTGGATGAGCTGGCTCACACGAACGGCGTGGGATGCCGGCATAAAAAGAGATACCAGGATGTGGAAGAGATCTTGAAGGCAGGGATTGATGTGTATACCACAGTCAATGTCCAGCACATCGAAAGCCTGAACGACATTGTGGCGTCCATCACAGGAGTGATCGTGAGAGAGAGGATTCCTGACAGTGTGTTTGACAACGCGGATTCTGTGGAACTGGCGGATATAGAGCCGGAGGACCTCTTAAAGCGTCTGAAGGCCGGAAAGATCTACCGTGAAACCCAGGCCGGAAAGGCCATGGAGAACTTTTTTATAGAGAGCAACCTTGTGGCGCTGAGAGAGATCGCGCTCAGGAGGACAGCGGATAGGGTGAACCATATTTCCGAACAGCAGAAGGAGCAGGAGGGAAAAGAGGGATATTATACGGATGAACATATTCTCATCTGCTTGTCACCGTCCCCTTCCAACCAGCGTGTGATCCGCACTGCGTCAAGAATGAGCAGGGCATTTCACGGAAAGTTCACGGCGGTCTTTGTAAAGACAGAGGCTGCGGATAAGATTTCTCCGGAAGATGAAAAGAGGCTGGTGGAAAATGTGCGCCTTGCCGAACAGCTGGGGGCCAAGATCACTACCATTTTCGGGGAGGATATCCCGGAACAGATCGCAGGTTATGCAAAGGCGTCAGGGGTCTCCAAGATCGTCATCGGGCGGTCTATGAATCGGAGGGTTTTTTCAGCCAGACATAACTTTGCAGACAGGCTCTCAGCATTGGCGCCGAATCTGGATATTTATATCATACCGGACCAACAGGCCGCACCTGACTCAGCAAAAAAGGTAATCTGGAAGAAAGAGAAGGTCAGGGTGACCACACAGGATGTGCTGAAGACGACAGGCATATTTCTGGCGGTCACCTTCCTGGGCTTGTGGTTTCAGAGCATCGGCTTCAGCGAGTCCAACACGATCACCATCTATATTCTGGGAACTCTCATCACTGCACTTGTAACGGAGTACAGATTTTACAGCCTTATATTTTCTGTGTGCAGTGTTTTAGTCTTTAATTTTCTGTTCATCCAGCCGGTGTTTACGTTCAACGCCTACGGCAGCGGCTATCCGGTGACCTTTGCTATCATGCTTTTGTCCGCCCTGATCACAGGAAATCTTATGACAAGGGTAAAGCAGCAGGCCAGAGCCGCATCCATCCAGGCCTACCGCACGGGCATTCTGCTGGAGACAAACCGCAGGCTTCAAAATGCAGATGACCGGGAGGCGATCATTGAGCTTTCTTCCAGACAGATGACAAGACTTTTAGACCGTGCTATTATTTTTTACGAGGCTGAGGACGGTAAACTTCTGGAGCCAAGAGCCTTTGGGGATGATGCTGGGACGGACCTGAGCAAATATCTGACCCATGAGGAGAAGGCTGTGGCAGAATGGGTGCAGAAAAATAATAAGCATGCAGGGGCCACCACGGACACTCTTCCAGGTTCCAACGGCCTATATCTGGCAGTGAGGAGTGACGAGAACGTACACGGGGTCATCGGGATCTGCCTTGAGAAGACTAAGCTTGAGACCTTTGAGAAAGAGCTTATGATCTCCATGCTGGATGAGATCGGGCTGGCTCTGGAGAAAGACCAGATCGCTGCAAAACAAAAGGAGGCGGAATTAAAGGCCCAGAGGGAAGAGTTCAGGGCCAACCTGCTCCGTTCCATCTCCCACGACCTGAGGACACCGCTCACAAGCATCTCGGGAAACGCAGGCGTCCTAAGGCAGAATTCGGACCACCTGTCTGAAGAAAAGAAGCAGGAGTTATACACGGACATCTATGATGATGCCATGTGGCTGATCAATCTGGTGGAGAATCTGCTGTCCGTCACCAGAATAGAAAATGGAACCATGAAGATTGAAAAGGAGCCGGAGATCGTGGAGGAAGTGATCTTGGAAGCGATGAAACATATCGACAGAAGAAAGAGTGAACATCATGTCCAGATTCATATGGATGACGATATGATGATGGCAGATATGGATGCCAGATTGATGATCCAGGTGATCATCAACCTGGTAGACAATGCCATCAAGTATACAAAAGAAGGCTCCAACATTGATATTTCAGCAGTGAAGAAGGGCCGGAAGGTGGTCATTGAGGTGTCTGATGACGGGGAGGGTATTTCCGATGAGGCAAAAGCCAAGCTGTTTGATATGTTTTATACGGGAAATAAGATCGCAGCGGACAGCCGGCGGAGTATGGGCATGGGTCTTGCCCTGTGCAGATCCATCATCCAGGCTCACGGAGGCACAATAAGTGTCAGGGATAATAAGCCGAAAGGTACCGTATTTTCATTTGAGCTGCAGGCTGAGGAGGTAATTGTACATGGATAA
- a CDS encoding response regulator has translation MDKPLILVVEDDKAVKNLITTTLDIEGYRYHTASRGQEALVEAVSQTPDLMLLDLGLPDMDGMEIIRKVRSWSKMPIIVVSARSDDGDKIDALNAGADDYLTKPFNVEELLARLRVSLRRMKDFTENSQEEAVFLNGGLVIDYSSGCVSLDGNELHLTPIEYKLLCLLARNVGKVLTHNYILNHVWKSALDSDVTSLRVYMANLRKKIEADTSHPKYIQTHVGIGYRMLKIG, from the coding sequence ATGGATAAACCATTGATCCTCGTTGTGGAGGACGACAAAGCAGTAAAGAATCTGATCACCACCACACTGGATATTGAGGGATACCGCTACCACACCGCATCCCGGGGTCAGGAGGCCCTTGTGGAGGCGGTTTCCCAGACACCGGATCTCATGCTCCTGGACCTGGGTCTTCCGGACATGGACGGCATGGAGATCATCAGGAAGGTGAGGAGCTGGTCTAAGATGCCGATCATTGTCGTCAGTGCCAGAAGCGATGACGGTGACAAGATCGACGCCCTCAACGCAGGGGCCGACGATTATCTGACAAAACCGTTTAACGTGGAGGAGCTGCTGGCAAGGCTTAGAGTCAGCCTGAGAAGAATGAAAGATTTTACGGAAAACTCCCAGGAGGAGGCTGTGTTTCTCAACGGCGGCCTTGTGATTGACTATAGTTCTGGCTGCGTTTCCCTGGACGGAAATGAGCTCCACCTGACGCCCATTGAATACAAGCTTCTCTGCCTTTTGGCAAGAAACGTGGGCAAGGTTCTGACTCATAATTATATTTTAAACCATGTGTGGAAAAGCGCCCTGGACAGTGATGTGACATCGCTCAGGGTCTATATGGCAAACCTAAGGAAAAAGATCGAGGCGGATACCTCCCATCCCAAATATATTCAGACCCATGTGGGGATCGGCTACCGGATGCTGAAGATAGGTTAA
- a CDS encoding EFR1 family ferrodoxin (N-terminal region resembles flavodoxins. C-terminal ferrodoxin region binds two 4Fe-4S clusters.), with protein sequence MILYFSGTGNSEYTAKRLAQELQDEAVNLFQKIRSRDYGGLSSEKPWVIVTPTYGWRIPRIVQEWMSNTKLSGARDIYFVMTCGGSIGNAASYIKKLCSGKGLSFQGCIPVIMPENYIALFQAPAQEEALEIINRAEPVIAETAHLIKNRETYIQPAITLKDRLSSGIINDIYYPVFIHAKKFYSTEKCISCGLCEKVCPLNNISVTDGKAVWGNHCTHCMACICRCPAGAVEYGSHTRNLIRYRCPKHS encoded by the coding sequence ATGATCTTATATTTTTCAGGAACAGGTAACAGTGAATATACAGCAAAGCGGCTTGCCCAGGAGTTACAAGATGAAGCAGTCAATCTGTTTCAGAAAATCCGCAGCCGCGATTACGGCGGTTTGTCTTCAGAGAAACCCTGGGTTATTGTCACTCCCACTTATGGATGGAGAATTCCCCGGATTGTACAGGAGTGGATGTCTAATACAAAACTCAGCGGGGCCAGGGATATTTACTTTGTTATGACGTGCGGGGGAAGTATCGGAAATGCGGCTTCCTATATAAAGAAGTTATGCTCAGGCAAAGGATTAAGCTTTCAGGGATGTATCCCTGTCATCATGCCGGAAAATTATATTGCTCTTTTTCAAGCGCCGGCACAAGAGGAGGCACTGGAAATCATTAACAGAGCGGAACCAGTCATAGCTGAGACAGCGCACCTGATAAAAAACAGGGAGACATATATACAGCCTGCCATCACTCTGAAGGACAGATTAAGCAGTGGTATCATAAATGACATTTATTACCCTGTCTTTATCCATGCAAAAAAGTTTTATTCCACAGAAAAATGCATCTCCTGTGGATTGTGTGAAAAGGTCTGTCCGCTAAATAATATCTCTGTTACAGATGGAAAGGCTGTATGGGGAAACCATTGTACCCACTGTATGGCATGTATCTGCCGCTGTCCTGCCGGGGCAGTAGAATATGGCAGCCACACCAGGAACCTGATCCGGTACCGCTGCCCCAAACATAGTTAG
- a CDS encoding aldo/keto reductase, with protein METVTLSNGKQMPAIGFGTWKAPSDEITVNAVKTAIECGYTHIDAAAAYHNEVWVGKGIRESGIKREDLFLTSKLWNDDHGYESTLAAFENTVTDLGVDYLDLYLIHWPVPVKFHDNYIEKNRETWKAFEELYKAGKVGAIGVSNFKPHHIDEILEVCEIPPMVNQIEFHPSCLQEEIRTYCKEKDIVVEAYSPLANGKVFQCQEIREVAERNGVSVAQLCVKYAMQHKTVPLVKSVTRERIQDNLHLDFTISDEDMRAIDAITNCEGSYKDSDHINF; from the coding sequence ATGGAGACAGTGACACTTTCAAACGGAAAACAGATGCCGGCCATCGGCTTCGGCACATGGAAGGCGCCCAGCGATGAGATCACGGTAAATGCGGTGAAGACAGCCATCGAATGTGGTTATACCCATATCGATGCGGCGGCAGCCTACCACAATGAGGTCTGGGTGGGCAAAGGCATCCGGGAGAGCGGGATCAAGCGGGAAGACTTATTTTTGACTAGCAAACTCTGGAACGATGATCATGGATATGAGTCCACTCTGGCCGCATTTGAGAACACGGTCACGGACCTGGGTGTGGATTACCTGGATCTGTACCTGATCCATTGGCCCGTGCCGGTAAAGTTTCATGACAATTATATAGAGAAGAACCGGGAAACCTGGAAGGCTTTTGAAGAGTTGTACAAAGCGGGGAAGGTGGGGGCTATCGGTGTCAGTAATTTTAAACCCCATCACATCGATGAGATCCTGGAAGTATGTGAGATCCCGCCGATGGTCAATCAGATTGAGTTTCATCCGAGCTGTCTTCAGGAGGAGATCCGGACATACTGTAAAGAAAAAGACATTGTTGTAGAGGCTTACAGTCCGCTGGCAAATGGAAAAGTCTTTCAGTGCCAGGAGATCAGAGAAGTGGCGGAGAGAAACGGCGTGAGTGTGGCACAGCTCTGTGTGAAGTATGCGATGCAGCATAAAACGGTGCCTCTTGTAAAAAGCGTGACCAGAGAAAGGATCCAGGATAATTTACATCTAGACTTTACGATCAGTGATGAGGATATGAGAGCCATTGATGCCATCACCAACTGCGAGGGGTCATACAAGGACAGCGATCATATTAATTTTTAA
- a CDS encoding sensor histidine kinase: MQTKEDKEPMLWQFLVMAGFLLLASAVGIIFREMKFQESNIVIVYMLSVLMTSRFTKGYVFGLTASVIATFLFNWLFTRPYYSFAVYNPGYLITFVIMTITAIFTSALTTRVKEDAVRAQEKEAEIEQERYRGNLLRAISHDLRTPLSGIMGTSEMLIGMTDKDDPCHEMAAGIHKDADWLHSLVENILSLTRLQDGRLNIKKEPEALEEVIGGAIAVIGKRAPEHEIQVEMPEEFLLIPMDARLMEQVFVNLLDNAVKHSRPEEPVTVSVKAPEHEGMVTITVADRGEGISEEDLPKIFETFYTSSTRETDSKQGIGLGLAICDTIIKAHGGTIKAGNRPDGKGAVFTFTVPWNKEERNNGALS; this comes from the coding sequence ATGCAGACAAAAGAAGACAAGGAGCCAATGCTTTGGCAGTTCTTGGTCATGGCAGGGTTCCTCCTGCTGGCTTCCGCCGTGGGGATCATTTTCAGGGAAATGAAGTTTCAGGAATCCAACATTGTGATCGTTTACATGCTGTCCGTGCTGATGACATCCAGATTCACAAAGGGTTACGTGTTTGGGCTTACGGCCTCCGTCATCGCCACGTTTCTATTTAACTGGCTGTTCACAAGGCCATACTACTCTTTTGCCGTCTATAATCCGGGGTATCTGATCACATTTGTGATCATGACCATTACCGCCATCTTTACCAGCGCCCTGACAACCAGAGTGAAGGAGGACGCGGTGAGAGCGCAGGAGAAGGAGGCGGAGATAGAGCAGGAGAGGTACCGGGGGAATCTTCTGCGGGCCATCTCCCATGATCTGAGAACCCCATTGTCAGGCATCATGGGTACTTCTGAAATGCTCATCGGTATGACAGACAAAGACGACCCGTGCCATGAGATGGCTGCGGGAATTCACAAGGATGCGGACTGGCTGCATTCCCTGGTAGAAAATATTTTAAGCCTCACAAGGCTCCAGGACGGACGGCTGAATATTAAAAAAGAGCCGGAAGCTTTGGAGGAAGTCATTGGGGGAGCCATTGCGGTCATTGGAAAAAGGGCTCCCGAGCATGAGATCCAGGTAGAAATGCCGGAGGAATTTCTTTTGATTCCCATGGATGCCAGGCTCATGGAGCAGGTGTTTGTAAATCTTCTGGACAATGCGGTAAAGCATTCAAGACCGGAGGAGCCGGTCACTGTCTCTGTAAAAGCCCCGGAACACGAAGGCATGGTAACGATCACAGTGGCGGACCGGGGAGAAGGAATCTCAGAAGAGGATCTTCCGAAGATCTTTGAGACCTTTTATACTTCCAGTACAAGAGAAACAGATTCCAAACAGGGGATCGGCCTCGGCCTTGCTATCTGTGATACGATCATAAAAGCACATGGAGGAACGATAAAAGCAGGAAACCGCCCGGACGGCAAAGGTGCTGTTTTCACTTTTACGGTTCCATGGAACAAGGAGGAAAGAAACAATGGAGCATTATCATGA
- a CDS encoding DUF3793 family protein: protein MREKTLSDLIVEQCAPTLAGMKCGSLFNYHHQKSADARQEICDWNERLNPFGLFLEALDWREGSVLVYVYRKKDLDQRLREEGIAELLADFGYPGTEPGECLRHLKSRLLEDDFPHEIGVFLDYPLGDVLGFIENRGMNCRLCGMWKVYCDQCEALELFKKYKKCKEVYWKLYQQGRGILKMTVAA from the coding sequence ATGAGAGAGAAAACCTTATCAGATTTAATTGTAGAGCAATGTGCCCCTACATTAGCGGGCATGAAATGCGGCAGTTTATTTAATTATCATCATCAGAAAAGTGCAGATGCCAGGCAGGAGATATGTGACTGGAATGAAAGGCTGAATCCTTTTGGGCTGTTTCTGGAGGCGCTTGATTGGAGAGAAGGATCCGTTCTGGTTTATGTGTATCGGAAAAAGGACCTGGATCAAAGACTCAGGGAGGAAGGCATTGCGGAGCTGCTCGCTGATTTCGGCTATCCCGGAACAGAGCCAGGAGAATGTCTGCGCCATTTGAAAAGCAGGCTTCTGGAAGATGATTTTCCTCATGAGATCGGTGTGTTCTTAGATTATCCGCTGGGGGATGTTCTGGGATTTATTGAGAACAGAGGGATGAACTGCAGGCTTTGCGGAATGTGGAAGGTTTACTGCGATCAATGCGAAGCACTTGAACTGTTTAAAAAATATAAGAAATGTAAAGAAGTCTACTGGAAATTGTATCAGCAGGGCAGGGGTATCTTAAAGATGACCGTTGCGGCATAG
- a CDS encoding DUF2325 domain-containing protein, which translates to MSVVIIGGHDRMVCQYKRICKEYNCKAKVFTQMSAKLGKQVGSPDLVVLFTNTVSHKMVKCALCEAKRSKAKIVRSHSSSEAALESILAQCS; encoded by the coding sequence ATGAGTGTTGTGATCATTGGAGGACATGACCGGATGGTCTGTCAGTATAAAAGGATCTGTAAAGAGTATAACTGCAAAGCAAAGGTGTTTACCCAGATGAGCGCGAAACTGGGGAAACAGGTAGGCAGTCCTGACTTAGTTGTTCTATTCACCAATACAGTTTCCCACAAGATGGTGAAATGTGCCCTCTGCGAGGCGAAAAGGAGTAAGGCAAAAATCGTGCGGTCCCACAGCAGCAGTGAGGCGGCTTTGGAATCCATCTTAGCGCAGTGCTCATGA
- a CDS encoding nitroreductase family protein has protein sequence MKPHRVNIDADKCIGCGLCAKTCPEHNIAIKNKKAVVLLKDCLMCGHCSSVCPKEAISITGYNTKQQTKKNTARLNPDEVLDVIRFRRTVRQFKDKKIPDSVIAQILEAGRLTHTAKNMQDVSFIVLDKEKNKVEQMAVRLFRKVKPIADLFSPMARNNKIHDHFFFFQAPTVIVILAKDKTNGLLAAQNMEFVAEANGLGLLYSGFFTSAANISRKIKRTLKVPRGKCVAMTLVLGYPNVRFLRSAQREKLDVRYM, from the coding sequence ATGAAACCTCATAGAGTAAATATTGATGCTGACAAATGCATTGGCTGTGGATTATGCGCAAAGACATGTCCAGAACATAATATCGCCATAAAAAACAAAAAAGCGGTGGTCTTATTAAAAGACTGTCTCATGTGCGGACATTGTTCCTCTGTATGTCCGAAAGAGGCCATCTCAATCACCGGCTACAACACAAAACAACAGACGAAAAAAAATACTGCCCGTCTAAATCCTGATGAAGTCTTAGATGTGATTCGTTTCCGTCGGACCGTCAGACAGTTTAAAGACAAAAAAATACCGGATTCCGTGATTGCCCAGATTCTGGAGGCGGGAAGGCTCACCCATACTGCAAAAAATATGCAGGATGTATCTTTTATTGTCCTTGACAAAGAAAAGAACAAAGTAGAACAGATGGCAGTCCGCCTATTCAGAAAAGTCAAACCTATCGCAGACTTGTTTAGTCCCATGGCAAGAAATAATAAAATCCATGATCATTTTTTCTTTTTTCAGGCACCCACTGTTATTGTAATTCTTGCAAAAGACAAGACAAACGGGCTGCTTGCCGCACAAAATATGGAATTCGTTGCGGAAGCCAACGGGCTCGGACTGCTATACAGCGGTTTCTTTACATCCGCCGCGAATATTTCCAGAAAGATAAAGAGAACATTAAAAGTTCCCAGAGGGAAATGTGTTGCAATGACTCTGGTTTTAGGATACCCCAATGTAAGATTTCTGCGCTCTGCCCAGCGTGAGAAATTAGATGTGAGATATATGTAG
- a CDS encoding tetratricopeptide repeat protein, translating into MMMLNRKKEKDSLTMLCEEVRHLIENKEYGVCEEKITEAMKEYPHAPQPHNLMGILLEKNGNHIKAMKHFRAAWALDPTYVPARRNMERFCNLYPEGSCAFDESDCRDENKRTRYETVYDEYGVGHMVRRELA; encoded by the coding sequence ATGATGATGTTAAATCGTAAGAAAGAAAAAGACAGCTTGACAATGTTATGTGAGGAGGTCAGACATCTCATTGAAAATAAAGAATACGGCGTCTGTGAAGAGAAAATAACGGAGGCTATGAAGGAGTATCCCCATGCACCGCAGCCGCACAACCTGATGGGGATTCTGCTGGAGAAGAACGGAAACCACATAAAAGCCATGAAACATTTCCGGGCAGCCTGGGCCTTGGACCCCACGTATGTGCCTGCAAGGAGGAATATGGAGCGGTTCTGCAATCTTTACCCGGAGGGCAGCTGTGCTTTTGACGAATCTGACTGCAGAGATGAAAATAAAAGAACCAGATATGAGACTGTTTATGACGAATACGGCGTAGGCCATATGGTAAGGAGGGAACTGGCGTAA
- a CDS encoding ArsR/SmtB family transcription factor — translation MEQDCKKRLSQIIQGFTECKDAFTAIGDETRQLILFVLLESDLSGIRVGEIARKTHLTRPSVSHHIKILKEAGIVAVRKEGTKNYYYISSDETRWKQIAGLINLIYESVKNNSHDISR, via the coding sequence ATGGAACAAGATTGTAAAAAAAGATTAAGCCAGATCATACAAGGTTTCACAGAGTGCAAAGATGCCTTCACCGCCATCGGTGATGAGACAAGACAGCTGATCTTATTCGTACTTTTAGAAAGTGACCTGTCTGGGATCCGTGTAGGGGAGATCGCCCGGAAAACGCATCTCACCAGACCATCTGTCTCTCATCACATAAAAATTTTAAAAGAGGCGGGAATCGTTGCCGTGAGAAAAGAGGGGACAAAGAATTATTATTATATAAGCTCAGATGAAACCCGCTGGAAACAGATTGCCGGGCTTATCAACCTTATATATGAGAGCGTTAAAAATAACAGCCATGATATTTCCAGGTAG
- a CDS encoding flavodoxin, with protein sequence MAKVFIAFWSGTGNTGIMAEAIAKGVTAAGGTPEFLDVESASADILKETKAFALGCPSMGVEQLEESAMEPFVEEVEAFASGKQIALFGSYGWGDGEWMRDWTDRMTGAGAKVIDGEGLIAHETPDDDAKADCVSLGKALAAAAE encoded by the coding sequence ATGGCAAAAGTATTCATCGCATTTTGGAGCGGCACAGGAAATACAGGTATCATGGCGGAGGCAATCGCTAAAGGAGTTACAGCTGCAGGAGGAACTCCCGAATTTTTGGATGTGGAATCAGCTTCTGCGGACATATTAAAAGAGACAAAGGCATTCGCGCTGGGATGCCCGTCCATGGGTGTGGAGCAGCTGGAGGAATCAGCAATGGAACCTTTTGTTGAGGAAGTGGAAGCCTTTGCTTCAGGAAAGCAGATTGCGCTTTTCGGCTCTTATGGATGGGGAGACGGAGAATGGATGCGTGACTGGACTGACCGCATGACAGGGGCCGGTGCGAAGGTGATCGACGGGGAAGGCCTGATCGCCCATGAGACTCCGGACGACGATGCAAAAGCAGACTGTGTAAGTCTCGGAAAAGCATTGGCTGCGGCGGCAGAGTAA
- a CDS encoding response regulator transcription factor, translating to MEHYHERILIVEDDPQIRNFISYALKREGFECITANSGESALNALVSEPVDMMLLDLGLPKMDGMDVLKNVRDWSEMPVIIVSARDQDREKAAALDAGADDYLTKPFSATELLARIRVAFRHYYKGTKAKEQTSFQVGGLRLDIQKRAVSLDGKILHLTPMEYQLLVLLFKNMGRVLTTTYIIREIWGEGYGRDTQALRALMAALRRKIEKTPAKPRYIITEIGVGYRLVDE from the coding sequence ATGGAGCATTATCATGAACGCATTCTTATTGTGGAGGATGATCCCCAGATCCGCAATTTTATCAGTTATGCCCTGAAGCGTGAGGGCTTTGAATGTATCACGGCAAACTCCGGCGAGAGTGCCCTGAATGCGCTTGTCTCAGAGCCTGTGGATATGATGCTTCTGGATTTGGGCCTTCCGAAAATGGACGGTATGGATGTTTTAAAGAACGTCAGGGATTGGTCGGAGATGCCGGTGATCATCGTATCGGCAAGGGACCAGGACAGGGAAAAGGCTGCGGCCCTGGATGCAGGTGCCGATGATTACCTGACCAAACCATTCTCTGCCACGGAACTGCTGGCGAGGATCCGGGTGGCATTCCGCCATTACTATAAGGGAACAAAAGCAAAGGAACAGACGTCCTTTCAAGTGGGCGGACTGCGGCTGGATATCCAGAAACGGGCCGTTTCCCTGGATGGGAAGATTCTGCATCTGACACCAATGGAATATCAGCTTCTGGTCCTGCTCTTTAAAAATATGGGTCGGGTGCTCACTACCACCTATATCATCCGGGAGATATGGGGTGAAGGTTATGGAAGGGACACTCAGGCCCTGAGGGCCCTGATGGCGGCCCTCAGGAGAAAAATAGAAAAGACACCGGCCAAACCGAGGTATATCATAACGGAGATCGGAGTGGGCTACCGGCTGGTAGATGAGTGA